From a region of the Chitinophaga caseinilytica genome:
- a CDS encoding lipocalin family protein — MKKITILFSCAIVLTGAVSCSKKKKDEAGPSGSVTKMLVGTKWRLTAQTINPAVDVTGDGVPDSDMFAFTPACAKDDYVVFSTGGVYQLFEGQKKCTETQEAPGTWVLYNNDKSLRVTDEDGSFEAEIISISGSELKIRYTEVMDGKNIQVTETRVKS, encoded by the coding sequence ATGAAAAAGATCACCATTCTCTTCAGTTGCGCTATTGTGTTGACAGGCGCCGTGTCTTGCAGCAAAAAGAAAAAAGACGAAGCGGGGCCTTCCGGAAGCGTCACCAAAATGCTCGTGGGCACGAAATGGCGCCTGACCGCGCAAACCATCAATCCGGCAGTGGATGTTACCGGCGACGGCGTTCCCGATTCCGATATGTTCGCATTTACGCCTGCATGTGCGAAAGATGATTACGTGGTATTCAGCACCGGTGGCGTATATCAGCTGTTCGAAGGACAGAAGAAATGTACCGAAACGCAGGAAGCGCCGGGCACCTGGGTGTTGTACAATAACGATAAATCGCTCCGTGTAACCGACGAAGACGGTTCTTTCGAAGCGGAGATCATCAGCATTTCCGGGTCGGAGCTGAAAATCCGTTATACCGAAGTGATGGACGGCAAGAACATCCAGGTCACCGAAACGCGTGTAAAGTCCTGA
- a CDS encoding alpha/beta hydrolase, whose amino-acid sequence MMRLLTLLLGCATAASAQDRIDYAVKDQDTLYMLHYEPQGTPNGMTIMHVHGGGFSGGTPEGDKAFATSMQERGYNVFSISYRLFLKGSDFGCGTMTPVKLKAISTAVEDVADAAKFLLDKGTELKVDTSKLYLSGSSAGAEAILHLLYNPFAASDPARYDYFTKRQRFKGALVFAGGLVDINPVQPSNWVPTLFMHGTADELVPFGTAAHRFCRADQPGWMIMFGDKTIYDTGRRMQKDAILYTYVGRGHEVSGYMNREAGKIHDFLQKVNAGKKLGATQIMVPKGK is encoded by the coding sequence ATGATGAGATTACTGACGCTACTGCTCGGCTGTGCCACCGCCGCTTCCGCACAAGACCGGATCGATTACGCGGTCAAAGACCAGGACACGCTGTACATGCTGCATTATGAGCCCCAGGGAACGCCAAACGGCATGACCATCATGCACGTACATGGCGGCGGGTTTTCCGGCGGCACGCCAGAGGGCGACAAAGCATTCGCCACCAGCATGCAGGAACGGGGGTACAACGTTTTCTCCATTTCCTACCGGCTTTTCCTCAAAGGCAGCGATTTCGGCTGTGGAACGATGACGCCGGTGAAGCTGAAAGCCATTTCCACCGCCGTGGAAGATGTGGCAGACGCTGCGAAGTTCCTGCTGGATAAAGGAACGGAACTGAAAGTCGACACGTCGAAACTCTATCTTTCCGGCAGCAGCGCGGGCGCCGAAGCGATCCTGCATTTGCTGTACAATCCCTTCGCGGCATCTGACCCCGCGCGGTACGATTACTTCACGAAGCGGCAGCGGTTCAAAGGCGCGCTGGTATTTGCCGGCGGGCTGGTCGATATCAATCCCGTGCAGCCGTCGAACTGGGTGCCGACGTTGTTTATGCACGGAACGGCAGACGAACTGGTGCCTTTCGGAACGGCGGCGCATCGCTTCTGCCGCGCGGATCAGCCGGGATGGATGATCATGTTCGGCGATAAGACGATTTATGACACCGGCAGAAGAATGCAGAAAGACGCCATTTTATACACGTATGTAGGCCGCGGGCACGAAGTGAGCGGTTACATGAACCGGGAAGCCGGCAAGATCCACGACTTCCTGCAAAAAGTAAACGCCGGAAAGAAATTAGGCGCTACGCAGATCATGGTACCGAAAGGGAAATGA
- a CDS encoding SGNH/GDSL hydrolase family protein produces the protein MKYSTLMATGLLLALGASAQQIDSSYANDYYKGRMALFATFPQQRGAIVFLGNSITERGAWHELLPGKKTVNRGIGGDNTFGVLARLNDVIASRPAKLFLLIGINDLGRGLPESVILSNYRRILERLRSGAPKTKIYVQSVLPMHESKLPDYLKNKAEKVKSLNVGIAALAKEFGLPFLNLHEWAADAQGELKSDYTVDGIHLTPPAYAAWVAWLKGQKVL, from the coding sequence ATGAAATATAGCACCTTGATGGCCACCGGCCTGTTGCTGGCACTGGGCGCGAGCGCGCAGCAGATCGATAGTTCCTATGCCAACGACTACTACAAAGGCCGGATGGCCCTTTTCGCTACATTCCCCCAGCAGCGCGGCGCTATCGTGTTCCTGGGCAACAGTATCACGGAGCGCGGCGCCTGGCACGAATTGCTGCCAGGCAAAAAGACCGTGAACCGCGGCATCGGGGGAGACAACACCTTCGGGGTACTCGCACGGCTGAACGATGTCATCGCTTCCAGACCTGCGAAATTGTTCCTGCTCATCGGGATCAACGACCTCGGCCGCGGCCTTCCCGAAAGCGTGATCCTTTCCAATTACCGCCGCATCCTGGAGCGGTTGCGCAGCGGCGCGCCGAAAACGAAGATCTACGTCCAGAGCGTGCTCCCCATGCATGAAAGCAAATTGCCCGACTATTTGAAGAACAAAGCGGAAAAAGTGAAATCCCTGAACGTGGGGATCGCCGCGCTGGCAAAGGAATTCGGCCTTCCTTTCCTCAACCTCCACGAATGGGCGGCAGACGCGCAGGGCGAGCTGAAGTCGGACTACACCGTAGATGGCATCCACCTCACACCGCCGGCTTATGCTGCCTGGGTAGCCTGGCTGAAAGGTCAAAAAGTACTGTAA